GCGTCCCCAAACAGTCGCCTTACATGAGCAGATGAGCACCAGAGAACGAGCAGAGACGTTCCCCACAGGACTCTGCATCTCTGTACTTTATCCATTTGTATCCACCCTCCAAAGTCTGGGCGAAAAGGCAACAAGATAAGTGAGCTTGGTGGAGGAAGAGGACATAGAGACTGCGACGATTTCTTTTCCTTTATAAATATGTTGTCGTCAAGCTCTGTTCCTTTTAGGTTCATTTCCCAATTGCCTGAGCTGACGGAGCTGGGGAGATGATAATGGGCTGATCACGGGAGATGATCTAATGGACCTAAATTGTGGCAAGTGTCATGCTCCTACAGACCGTGTCTGCCATGGTTGTACCAACAGGGGTTGGTCCGCCAAAGTGTCCGCCTCTCTATCCGTGAGACAGAAGGGGCAAAGCAGCTACAGGGGAAGTGGACCTAACTTTTCAAACTGAGAAACGAATACATTTACGTTGCTAATGAACATACATTGAATCATGCACACAATCGTTCAATTGACATAGGAAGCCTTACCTTAAAAGAGACAAAATAATTGTagatggactttttttttctttttttattatattattattatttactttattttttaatatgttctgttttttttccaatgACTGTTGAAATGCTTGTGTTTCAGTCTGACCTTCTCATGCTTTATGTGTGTGGCTGTTCTGGACAAAGTGATTCATGCTCGCTCACTCATACACTCACTCATGAAtacattcactcacacacagagcTCTATAGCCACTTGAAAGCTTACGTGGAGGCACTTCTAGTCGGGACACACAAGGTGTCCCGAGTTGTCTGTAAATCTGTCTTCCCAGTATGGAACCGTGTATATCCCAACTTAATAGTGGTAAGAGCCCTAATGGACATCTGATAGTAATGACCATGAATCCATAGACTGGACTGAACAGAAGTCCATGGAAactaaataatgtaaatattctgGTACTACCTGGTTCACAGCACATACTCGTGAAATCTTTTACACACACTTTTTTCACGAACACTCCACAGATGTCACTAGAGGGCGCAGCAGTCAATAGTGGGAAGGTCTTTAatttcatactacacacacagTGCAGCGTCCACGTAATGTGGTGGGTAAAAAGGGTTTAACCACATCTGCGGAGCAGTTAGCTCTGCAACTGTGCTCATCCAATGATGTTAACGATGCCTCCTAAAGTAGGCCTTACTGTGGCACCAGTAAGTAGCGCTCCTCGTACTCCAGCTGATCATGCGGAAGTGATGTTAGCTGTTAGCCACGAGAGGGAGTTGTACAAATAATTAGATCCGTGTCTGCAATGCACACATGGACAAGCGAACACTCATACCCGGGATAAAGGTTAAAGTGCATGATGTCCTGAGATGGTTACTGTTTTAGGACAACGGGCAGAGAATTTCTTAATGTTCCAGTATTCATTGTCAATATGAGGAATCTTTCTCAAAGACCTGACGTTTCATATATTATTTGTGCgcttttgtttttctgaatttTATCAGACTGGGCAGCTTTCTTTTATGACACAAGCTGACTCTTTTTGACTTTAGAAGACTTATTGtagagaaaatgttttttctaaaatataaaaaaagaaattctgaCATGGATATTGgtactgtcatttttttcacTTCTGTTTCAGGAAAAaacaatgcatattttttagctcaactctTGGGGTAATATTATTAAGAAattcaaaactaaaaaaaattacaactcACTTTTAGTGAATTTAAGATGCCTTTAACCTTTCCATTCCATCTCATCTCTAGAGTTTTCTATCTTTGTGTAGTATattaatgctattttaaaacaaaaggaaaaaacagATATCTAAAGGTCACTTAgcgttattttctttttttttttttttttttttttttcttggttattgtgtgtgtataggACAACTTCCTTACATCTATGAGGCATGTAAAAATGAGCTCAGTATATTTCTGTCTGTTTATATTGCTTACCTTTTCGTATACTTTGTAATTGTACATGGTGAGTTGTAAGCTAAGAGAGAGCCTGGTAGccggagaaagagagagagccaAGCTGGGGCGCTCTGTGATGGTGGGAAGCGTCCACCTTCCACTCCTCTCTGTTTTGTCCTTGTATGTATTtccatttatttgtttctttcttttcttttttcttagcAAGTACTTTCAAAGAACTCtgtacattttaacatgaaacaaaaataaattatgttgaGCCATTTCACTTGTTATTGTATTACTTGAAACATCTCAGaagcaaattattaatttcttttaatgaatGCTCTTACAAAAGTCATGCTACTTGTGTCATTTCAAAGCCAGTGTATGGCCCTATGAGCTTCAGTCAGATGGAATTTGTTCAGGTTTTGAAAACTGGCTAATCTTTACAGTGTTCCTAATGTAGTTAGTCAGTGGAGTCTTGTAAATGAGTAAAAACTGATCTCTTATTTGGAAACTAGTGTAATAGCTGAAAAGGGTTTCTGAACTATTTGGGTTGTTCTACAAAACAGGTGCTTTcccattttattcttttaaaaccAAACTTAAGATCTGTCAGACAAGTCTTTTTGTTAAATTGCATTGTGCCATCTGcagctaaataaaaatgactgttGGGAAtttctttgcattttaaaacagGGTTGTCTGTTTTATAGTTTATTCTTGTGCTCACGCTCGGGATACTATGATGTATTATAAGTATTTTGCCGAGTTTTCTATGGATATgcagttcttcttcttcttcttcttcttatttattattatttgataaatTTGTTGTAAAAGTATTGACTGTTTAAGAATTTCATCTAATTTTACAATTAGATTACCTTTGTCATCATGTACCACACACTTAAagtctttttaatattttttttttttttttttttttaagttaatctTTAGCAGATCTCAAAATGTATATCCATCTTCTATAAGAATTCACTTGTAGCTTTTAAACACCATTTTATGTCtagtgtatgtttgtttttggatggTGTAGTTTAGAATTTTCTTTATCTGTCATTTATTGGCTGTCTGCCGTAACATGGAAACACTGATTTGtatcaaacacatttttaatattagagTCCCTAAAATGTTCCTTTGTTTTAACAAGTGGGAGGTATCGTAGTAAGAGTTTACCCAAAAAATGGGCTTGAATAGAACTTTTAAGGCCTGGTTTTACAGACAGGTCTTAGaataagccaggattaggccttagtttaattaggacatttaagtagcttttataaacatgctttagaaaaacaacaacaaaacattactggtgtgcatcctGAGATAAAACAATGGCACAGACtaatttaagatatgtcagtgcaagttgctttcagttaaacagctcaaacatgcattttagtctgggacttaAGCCtggtctgtgaaaccgggggtatatCTATTAATactaaaatttgttttattttagtatgtGAAAATCATCTGTCTATATCGGCAGAAATCAAATACAAAATGCTATCCTTTGTTTCCAAATAATAaggaaataacttttttttaaagtgcataTTTGCTAATATAGAAGTTAGAAACGCATGGATGGTGACAGGATTAACAGGCATCCATATGGAGACAAAACcatttttgaatgatttttgtGTATGTGCAAAGAAAGCAAAATATCTTATAAAATGATGTCTTAAAATATTACAGGGCGCGCGATACATTGAGCCAATAAAACAACGCTGTGCGGTGACGTTTATTGGCCATTGTCCAATGAACTTTTGTCCACTAGCTTCCGCAATACGAGAGATGGCTCTGACCAATTGTAACTAGAGTGGGCGGGCACACGTGCTATACGTAGCACACCATTGGTCAGAGCAAATGACAATCATGTTTTCTTGTCTCAAAATAACGGAGAAGGAAGCGACATTTCTGGttgtgctttattaaaaaatccTGGGAAGTGGCAGAAATAAAATCTAGAAATCGTgagtattatttcatatgtacaATTTGAGCATCTACACCCAAAGAAAAAGAAACGGCTGGTGAAAATGTGGAATGAATGAGCCTTTTTTAATCCGCAGCTTGTCACAAGACAGTCCTGTGATGCGAGAGAGGGGAGGAGAATATAGAAAATATCAACGCATAGATAGGGGGGTGATGATGTGATCCTGTTAACAACCAAACCAACTCGTTCCTGTCTCTTCATCCGAGCTGGCtgcttttttttaagaaaaaaaaaatctattcttCTATTCGGTAACCAgatagggatgtagaataacaAATGAGCTCAGAGGCCTATCAGTTACCCATGAAGATGCTGGCAGGTTACAGTTCTGTTATTGCCTGAACGACTCAAGACCATGTAGGCTTCAGATCTGCATTAATCATCATGCTTGTCatagaaatattttgcaattttgCGTTTAACATTTGTACCCCTTGTTTTGTCTTTCCAGCTGTCACGATGATCCACAGTCTTTTCCTGGTTAACGCATCGGGGGACATCTTTCTGGAGAAGCACTGGAAGAGTGTGGTCAGCCGATCCGTTTGCGATTACTTTTTCGAGGCCCTGGAACGAGCCACGGAACCGGAGAACGTGCCTCCGGTGATCCCGACCCCGCATCACTACCTCATTAACGTGCTCCGTCATCGTATCTACTTCGTGGCGGTTATACAGAGCGAGGTGCCGCCTCTGTTTGTCATCGAGTTCCTCCATCGTGTGGTGGACACATTTCAGGTTTGTATTCTTTTGATAAATTATTCTTAATGATAGTATCAGATTGTAATATCATTGTGCTTTGATATATATACCATAGTACACAAAAGGTAAGTACTTTTCAGCTCTTTTTCTGAGTGTACTCCAAGGTAATTGAATATtaaatgtctaaaatataatgttattGCCATAGTACCATGTTCAAAACGTAAACATGGTACAAGCTTCTCAAAAAATACCGTGGTGCTACCATAGGACAGTTATTAGGTCAGTATCACATGCCAGTACAGTACCACAGTACTTtgatatacagtactgtgcataagtcttaggcacgtcagtattttcaccccacaAAAAAGGTTTTATGCCAGTTGTTTATATCTTTTgttgtagtgtgtcagtaggaaatatcagttcacatttccaaacattcattttgccattaattgtaataatccagtgagatttttgaatacacgaggagtctgacaacagctggtgctccacacggagatctgatctcaccatgaTCGAATCcatctgtgattacatgaagaaacagataaaactgagacaaactaaatccagaagaactgtggccttGTCTCCAAGATGCTTGAAGAAACCTTCCTGCAAATCTACCTGAAAAATGATGCGCAAGAATACCTGGACATAAGatgttttaaacgcaaagggtggtcacaccaaatattgatttgatttagttaatagaagTTATTTGATAATTAAAATCCatttatgacagtatttttgagagcatcctcactttacagcatttttacacgAGTGCCTAAAACTTCTCACAGTACTGTAGCTTTGCAAGTCGGTTTCTTCAAACGTCTTGGAGACgttgccacagttcttctggatttagtctcagtttcttcatgtaatcacagacaaattcaatgatggtgagatcagatctccgtgtggagcaccggctgttgtcagactgcTGCTTGTGcattcaaaaatctcactggattgtcacaattaatgacaaaatgaatgtttggaaatgtaaactgatatttcctactgacacactacagcaaaagacaTAAATAACTGACTTAAAACCatttttggggggtgaaaatactgacgtgccaaagacttttgcacagtagtgTATATCATGGCACTTGTTCATACCAAAGTATTAGCAGCTGCTGTtgttaaaaataattcaaataaaaatgtaaacaggaATGTTCTTAAAGCTTCATAGACAAAACAAAGCAGTGCTGTGGCAGAACCATGGTACGGAACTTGTATACCATAGTACTTTGATCATTGTACTGAATGACTACCATATTTGTGTGCTATGGTATTTATAATATGCTCCAAGTTACTTTAAAGAATACCATGTAAcacttgttcaaaagtttggggttggtaagttCATATTAATGTTATGCtgttatactcaccaaggctgcatttatttgatcaaaaatagagtaaaaacagtactgttgtgaaatattattataatttaaatattctatttgaatatgttttaaaatgtaatttattcctgtgatcaaagctgcattttcagcatcattactccagtcttcagtgtcacatgatccttcgaaaatcattctaatatgctgatttgctgctcaagaaactattattattattatcaatgttaaaaacagttgctgCTTTTTTGTGGGAAccctgatacttttttcaggattctttgatgaatagaaagttctgaataacagcgtttatttgaaacagtttttttttatcaatataaatgtcttttaaggcatctttgctgaataaaactataataaatatatatatatatatatatatatatatatatatatatatatatatatatatataaataataataataaagaataaaatcGTACTTTGATAACATGATATTAGCCACATAATGtgaattagtaaaaaaaaaaaaaaaaaatactgtggtgCTCCCATGGTACAGTGATGGTATCATCAGATGGTGATAACATGTTACattagtatataaaatatactgaaTGACTACTATATTCATAGACCTTGGTATTTACACAGTACATTTTGTAAAACCATAGTATGTGCATGGTAGTCAAACAGTACTTCAAAGAATATAAATGGATTACATGGACTACTGAtctgttttataaaatacattaacatagTACTGAgtttaaaataaagcattacTTTAAAGTGCTACCATTTCAAACCATTACTTCTGAGAGCATTCAATTAACGTGTTATATTTTTCCCTTTAGGACTATTTTGGGGTGTGTACAGAGGCAGCTATTAAAGACAATGTTGTTGTGGTGTATGAACTGCTGGAGGAGATGTTGGATAATGGCTTCCCTCTGGCCACCGAATCAAACATCCTAAAAGAGCTCATTAAACCTCCAACCATCCTGCGCACAGTGGTGAACACCATCACAggtattctgttttattttgtggtgTGTTAAATGTCTCTCAGCTTGTGAATccatacaaatacatttttctgtttgttaTCTGTGCATAGGAAGTACTAATGTTGGCGAGCAGCTTCCTACAGGTCAGCTGTCAGTGGTACCATGGCGGCGCACAGGTGTCAAATATACCAACAACGAAGCTTATTTTGACGTGGTGGAAGAAATCGATGCTATCATTGACAAATCAGGTAGATCTTCTTATTTGGCAGAATCTGATAACTTACAGAAGATACAACCATAAAATGGAGATGACATTGCTGTCTGATCACTAACCTATGAAttcataaatcatttatgaataaatacattttcccCAAAGGTTCCACTATCACAGCAGAGATCCAGGGGGTGATAGACGCCTGTGTGAAACTTACAGGAATGCCTGATCTCACCTTGTCATTTATGGTAAATCTAGACATCTTTTCAAAATAAGTTTGCTGAAGTCCTGAACAACCCCAGTGTCTTGGagtttttttaaaggaatagttcacccaaaaatgaaaattatcccataatttactttttggagtttttgaagctccaaaaagtgcatccatccatcataaaagtaatccatatgactccagttgGTTAATAAATgacttctgaagtgaagcaatagGTTTtcgtgagaaaaatatccatattttaaactataaactataatcacagGCATATGCGTGTTCATGAGAAAGTCGAGTTTCGGTGGAAGGGTGGGTCGGGACatagctcctcttctcttatatcgaaatcctccaacatttttctttaaaagttCTCTTTTTacacttctaattcgtgaccggcgtttggttcggtacgtacctcggttttgaagtcacggttcttcggtacgggttcggtacagcagggtgagaaaaaaaaaccttttttaatttttttttattaaacaatgttttactgaACCAACTGTGTCTTTGTCTttaaatttattcaattataattcaaatttatggatgtgctttttggagcttcaaaagcTCAGGCACTATTCagtgccattacaaagctgggaagatccaggatattatttaatataactccgattgtgttcggctgaaagaagaaagtcatatacacctaggatggacCTAGGACTTaatttgacttgactttaaCTGACACTTATCAGCCTGGATGCATCACAAGcattaaaactataaaaaattgtttttattaattgaaataatgctggaataaaataaaatattaatatgagaCGGGGGGGaaaaataatctttaataaaaacttaaatgaaaattagaaatgttgtcctggcaactaactgaaataaagtaagTTTCAgtttgaagtactaaaattactaaaactaaactgaaataaaaatagattaaagccaaacagaaatatttacaaaagcaaaacaaaactaaaaaaaatgagaaaagcacataatgaaattaaaatgaaaagtgaaaatatatgAAAGCTAATTAGCTAAAATGGTGGCTACCATAAGATACTTCAATACTTCGAtatctttaaaggtgcactcCATAATGCTTTGCTTGTGTTGCACTGGCCAATAAGTCATCTTGGGCTGACATCTTCAACTTTCCAAATTGCGTTTCAATTCtagaacatttttaattttacatttttacatgtattcatttaacagaatttgcatttattttatttaatgaggGACAAATTACCAAATGTACTTTGAAGTTCAAATctgcaatatattttataatactaTATACTAACTCTAACCCATATACCTCATTCCTTTTCTTTCCATTTCATTCTTTTGCACTTGGCATCTTTCATTCTGTAGAACCCTCGACTCCTGGATGATGTCAGCTTCCACCCCTGTGTGCGGTTCAAGCGTTGGGAAGCCGAGCGAATTCTTTCCTTCATCCCACCAGATGGCAACTTCCGCCTCCTGTCCTACCACGTCAGCTCTCAGAAGTGAGAACATCCCAACATATTATtagcttatttttattaatgcattattattaaCCCATTATTAACTCATAGTGGGGAAATTACAAATATAGTCCCTTTTAGATATTCACTTTAGGGGCTTTTGCACCAGAGGAacgttttcatagttcctataactattgACGGAAGTACCCACTTTTTGAGGTGTTCGCACCTCAGGAACTGGGAATGATTTTAGTTATAGGAACGCTTTGGGGGGACTCCTacttagctcctacttcagagtaagGTCTAACCAAGCTAGTTCCTATTAAGTGTACATTGATTGGCCAAACACATGCTATACGAAACACCGGCACCTGCCATGTTTAAAAAGCTGTCGAAACACACAGTTTACATATACTTATTCCACATACTAACTGTATAGATATGGAAAACAGTGAGATATAGCATTTACCTGTCACCTTTGTCTGCGGCGTCCTGTTCTTTTCTCAGCCTCGATGAAATATGGCACAGCAAGTTGTAGGAGATTTCATCTCTTAGCCctcctttttgctctttcagttgCATAACTTATCTATAAAGTCTACATT
This Ctenopharyngodon idella isolate HZGC_01 chromosome 5, HZGC01, whole genome shotgun sequence DNA region includes the following protein-coding sequences:
- the ap3m2 gene encoding AP-3 complex subunit mu-2 yields the protein MIHSLFLVNASGDIFLEKHWKSVVSRSVCDYFFEALERATEPENVPPVIPTPHHYLINVLRHRIYFVAVIQSEVPPLFVIEFLHRVVDTFQDYFGVCTEAAIKDNVVVVYELLEEMLDNGFPLATESNILKELIKPPTILRTVVNTITGSTNVGEQLPTGQLSVVPWRRTGVKYTNNEAYFDVVEEIDAIIDKSGSTITAEIQGVIDACVKLTGMPDLTLSFMNPRLLDDVSFHPCVRFKRWEAERILSFIPPDGNFRLLSYHVSSQNLVAIPVYVKHNISFREGSSQGRFELTLGPKQTMGKVVESVLVSSQLPRGVLNANLNPSQGTYTFDPVTKLLSWDVGKINPQKLPSLKGSVSLQAGASKPDENPTINIQFKIQQLAISGLKVNRLDMYGEKYKPFKGIKYMTKAGKFQVRT